A section of the Spirosoma pollinicola genome encodes:
- a CDS encoding NRAMP family divalent metal transporter has translation MPKSLSIRSGLGSVLFWSVISAAFIGPGSVTACAIAGSKYGLHLLWVLTFATLGTVWLQEAAARITIATGNDLGQIITQTYTGTRGRRIAWALFLAIFLGCAAYQAGNILGAVAGLALLTGLPVPLLTICVGAVCTLLLWIGSTQGLANMLGLVVFAMGGAFLYVAFGTPVTPASLAEALVVPSIPSGSLLLINGLIGTTIVPYNLFFGSSIVPAGNSETGESVGQSLGEMKLGIWVAVILGGIISVVLLLVGLLIPGDFSYAHMAQVMTDRLGPWAGSLFAFGLFAAGFASSLTAPLAAAVTAQSLLGIRKNSPAYRGIWLVVIATGLTFGLLNVTPIPVIVAVQAINGILLPFVTVFLFLAINNRALLGDQYCNSFWQNIAMGSVVLVTAVLGLWNVWLAIQPGKP, from the coding sequence GTGCCCAAATCGCTTTCTATTCGCTCTGGTCTTGGCAGTGTACTATTCTGGTCGGTTATTTCGGCTGCGTTTATTGGTCCCGGTTCAGTTACTGCCTGCGCTATTGCCGGCTCAAAATACGGATTACATCTTCTTTGGGTATTAACCTTTGCTACACTTGGCACCGTCTGGTTGCAGGAAGCAGCCGCCCGAATCACCATTGCGACCGGCAACGACTTAGGCCAGATTATCACCCAAACGTATACAGGGACCCGTGGCCGTCGCATAGCCTGGGCTCTGTTTCTGGCTATTTTTCTGGGTTGTGCCGCCTATCAGGCAGGTAATATTCTCGGCGCTGTAGCCGGGCTTGCTTTACTAACTGGCTTACCCGTACCTCTCTTGACAATTTGTGTTGGTGCCGTCTGTACTCTATTGTTATGGATTGGTTCTACGCAGGGATTGGCCAATATGCTGGGTCTGGTTGTATTCGCGATGGGCGGTGCCTTTTTATATGTCGCTTTTGGTACACCCGTTACCCCCGCGAGTTTGGCCGAAGCACTTGTTGTGCCTTCTATCCCTTCTGGTTCATTGTTACTTATAAATGGACTCATCGGCACAACAATCGTTCCCTATAACCTCTTTTTTGGGTCTAGTATTGTGCCTGCAGGTAACTCGGAAACCGGAGAATCAGTTGGGCAGTCGCTAGGGGAGATGAAATTGGGCATCTGGGTAGCGGTGATTCTGGGAGGTATAATTTCGGTCGTTTTACTGTTGGTGGGTCTACTCATTCCCGGCGATTTCTCATACGCGCACATGGCGCAGGTAATGACCGACCGGCTAGGCCCATGGGCAGGTTCACTCTTTGCTTTTGGTTTGTTTGCCGCTGGGTTTGCCTCCTCGCTGACGGCACCCTTAGCCGCTGCAGTAACTGCCCAAAGCCTACTAGGCATCCGCAAAAACTCCCCTGCTTACCGGGGCATCTGGCTCGTTGTTATTGCAACGGGCTTAACGTTTGGCTTGTTGAACGTAACGCCTATTCCGGTTATCGTAGCTGTGCAGGCAATCAATGGCATCCTTCTACCCTTCGTTACAGTCTTTTTGTTCCTCGCCATTAATAACCGGGCTTTGCTGGGGGATCAATACTGCAACTCATTCTGGCAAAATATAGCTATGGGTTCAGTCGTGCTTGTAACAGCCGTATTGGGCCTTTGGAACGTTTGGTTAGCTATCCAGCCTGGAAAACCCTGA